The following proteins come from a genomic window of Nitrospirota bacterium:
- a CDS encoding FmdB family zinc ribbon protein, whose amino-acid sequence MPIYEYECLKCGKSHEIIQKFSDSPLAACPECGGEVKKLISNTSFVLKGSGWYVTDYARKSEGDAKGKEAADKKAAPDKPDGAAGAKAEAKAEPKADTKKEPASST is encoded by the coding sequence ATGCCGATATATGAGTACGAGTGTCTCAAATGCGGAAAGAGCCACGAGATCATCCAGAAATTCAGCGATTCCCCCCTGGCGGCCTGTCCCGAGTGCGGCGGCGAGGTGAAGAAGCTCATCTCGAACACCTCCTTTGTCCTGAAAGGGTCGGGCTGGTACGTCACCGACTACGCCCGGAAGTCCGAAGGCGACGCCAAAGGCAAAGAGGCTGCGGACAAGAAAGCGGCTCCCGATAAACCGGACGGCGCCGCAGGAGCCAAGGCAGAGGCGAAGGCCGAACCCAAAGCGGATACGAAGAAGGAGCCCGCCTCCTCCACATGA
- the rplU gene encoding 50S ribosomal protein L21, whose amino-acid sequence MYAIVVAGGEQIRVAAGDTVKVDRINGDVNTEVVLDKVLMISGEGKTVTGRPYIEGARVKAEIVGAGRTDKILVLRTTPKKAHNKVRGHRQHYTTLKIKEIIGG is encoded by the coding sequence ATGTATGCAATAGTCGTGGCAGGAGGCGAACAGATACGGGTCGCTGCCGGAGATACGGTGAAGGTCGACAGGATCAACGGCGACGTCAACACCGAAGTGGTGCTGGATAAAGTGCTCATGATCTCCGGTGAGGGCAAGACCGTTACGGGCAGGCCCTATATCGAAGGCGCACGGGTAAAGGCCGAAATCGTCGGCGCAGGGAGGACGGACAAGATACTCGTCCTGAGGACCACTCCCAAGAAGGCCCACAATAAAGTGAGAGGCCACCGGCAGCACTACACCACGCTTAAGATCAAAGAGATCATCGGAGGATAA
- the rpmA gene encoding 50S ribosomal protein L27, with product MAHKKGVGSTRNGRDSESKRLGVKKYGGQVVRAGNILVRQRGTKFHQGLNVGKGSDDTLFALVDGVVRFERKDKTRMKVSVYPVAESQPAPASA from the coding sequence ATGGCACATAAAAAAGGCGTAGGAAGCACGAGAAACGGCCGTGACAGCGAGTCGAAACGGCTCGGAGTGAAGAAGTACGGCGGGCAGGTCGTCCGCGCCGGCAATATCCTGGTGCGGCAGCGCGGGACCAAATTCCACCAGGGGCTCAATGTCGGCAAAGGGTCCGATGACACGCTCTTCGCCCTGGTCGACGGCGTCGTCAGGTTCGAGAGAAAAGACAAGACCAGAATGAAAGTGAGCGTCTACCCGGTAGCGGAGTCCCAGCCGGCGCCGGCGAGCGCGTAA
- the obgE gene encoding GTPase ObgE, whose product MQFVDYVKIQVKAGDGGRGCVSFRREKFVPRGGPNGGDGGRGGHVILRTDRELNTLYDFRYRKEYNAERGEHGKGSNKHGRDGEDLIIPVPVGTVVRDAGTNEVVADLDHENQELIVVRGGRGGLGNAHFATATRQAPKFAQPGEPGEARQLTLELKLLADVGLIGLPNAGKSTLISVISAARPKIADYPFTTLIPNLGVVKLEDFRSFVVADIPGLIEGAHRGAGLGFQFLRHVERTSLLLHLVDCSDLLTSDPVEDFEKINRELVLYSPELEHKPMAVAGTKTDLAHEKARLNKLRDYCTAKGLDFFALSAATGEGVRELVIYLAEKVKEQRSSGR is encoded by the coding sequence ATGCAATTCGTCGATTACGTAAAAATTCAGGTGAAGGCCGGCGACGGCGGGCGGGGATGCGTGAGCTTCCGCCGCGAAAAGTTCGTCCCCCGGGGCGGCCCCAACGGCGGCGACGGCGGGCGGGGCGGCCATGTCATCCTGCGCACCGACAGAGAGCTGAACACCCTTTACGACTTCCGCTACCGCAAGGAGTATAACGCCGAGCGCGGAGAGCACGGCAAGGGAAGCAATAAGCACGGCAGGGACGGAGAGGACCTCATCATCCCCGTGCCGGTCGGAACCGTGGTCAGGGATGCCGGGACCAACGAGGTGGTCGCGGACCTCGATCACGAGAACCAGGAGCTGATCGTCGTCCGGGGAGGGCGGGGTGGCCTCGGGAACGCCCATTTCGCCACCGCAACGCGCCAGGCGCCGAAGTTCGCCCAGCCCGGAGAGCCGGGCGAAGCGCGACAGCTCACGCTCGAGTTGAAGCTCCTCGCCGATGTCGGCCTCATCGGATTGCCGAACGCCGGGAAGTCGACGCTCATCTCGGTCATCTCCGCAGCCCGTCCGAAGATCGCGGATTATCCTTTCACCACGCTCATCCCCAACCTCGGCGTGGTCAAGCTCGAGGACTTCCGGAGCTTTGTCGTGGCCGACATCCCGGGGCTGATCGAGGGCGCGCATCGCGGCGCAGGGCTCGGCTTCCAGTTCCTCCGGCATGTGGAACGGACCTCGCTGCTGCTCCACCTCGTCGACTGCTCTGACCTGCTCACGAGCGACCCTGTCGAGGATTTTGAAAAGATAAACCGAGAATTAGTATTATACAGTCCCGAGCTGGAGCACAAGCCGATGGCGGTGGCCGGGACCAAAACAGACCTGGCGCACGAGAAGGCGCGGCTGAATAAGCTCCGCGACTACTGCACGGCAAAGGGGCTCGATTTCTTCGCGCTCTCCGCTGCGACCGGCGAGGGAGTGCGTGAGCTCGTGATATACCTCGCCGAAAAGGTGAAAGAGCAGCGGAGCAGCGGTCGATGA
- the proB gene encoding glutamate 5-kinase translates to MSRVVIKIGSNILADALGGLNQKRISSIARDVSEVCAQGHEVVIVSSGAVAAGMKKLGLKEKPKEIRLKQAAAAVGQSSLMWAYEKSFERHKRKVAQVLLTREDFSDRERYLNAKNTLVTILSYGVIPVINENDTVATAEIKFGDNDQLAALVSGLIDAERLIILSDVDGLYPVDPRQDPDAEVIPYVDEITPELEAAAGGTGSTVGTGGMYSKILAARKALSYNIRVNIVNGRKKGLIASLLQGGHAGTEFRPKAKSISSRKGWIAYAVKPKGSLIMDDGAVNAILKSGKSLLPSGIVTVEGAFDIGDAVYCVDSKGARIAKGIVNYSSVDISRIRGKKTSEIESLLGYKYSDEVIHRDNLVVLA, encoded by the coding sequence ATGAGCAGAGTCGTCATAAAGATCGGCAGCAACATCCTGGCCGACGCCTTGGGCGGATTAAACCAGAAGCGGATATCCTCCATCGCCCGCGATGTCTCGGAGGTCTGCGCTCAAGGGCACGAAGTGGTCATCGTCTCCTCCGGCGCCGTCGCCGCAGGCATGAAGAAGCTCGGGCTCAAGGAGAAGCCGAAAGAGATACGCCTCAAGCAGGCCGCTGCTGCGGTGGGACAGTCATCGCTCATGTGGGCTTATGAGAAGAGCTTCGAGCGCCACAAGCGCAAAGTCGCGCAGGTGCTGCTCACGCGCGAGGACTTCTCCGACCGCGAGCGCTATCTCAATGCGAAGAACACGCTCGTGACGATCCTCTCCTACGGCGTCATCCCGGTCATCAACGAGAACGATACCGTCGCCACAGCCGAGATCAAATTCGGCGACAACGACCAGCTCGCCGCCCTCGTCTCGGGCCTCATCGATGCCGAACGCCTCATCATCCTTTCTGACGTTGACGGCCTCTATCCCGTCGATCCCCGGCAGGACCCCGACGCCGAGGTGATCCCCTATGTGGACGAGATAACGCCCGAGCTCGAAGCCGCTGCCGGAGGGACCGGCAGCACCGTGGGCACCGGCGGCATGTACTCGAAGATCCTTGCAGCGCGGAAAGCGCTCTCCTACAACATACGCGTCAATATCGTCAACGGCCGCAAGAAGGGCCTCATCGCCTCGCTTCTGCAGGGCGGCCACGCCGGCACCGAGTTCAGGCCGAAGGCGAAGAGCATCTCTTCCCGGAAAGGCTGGATCGCCTATGCCGTGAAACCCAAGGGCAGCCTCATCATGGACGACGGCGCCGTAAATGCGATCCTGAAATCGGGCAAAAGCCTGCTCCCCTCCGGCATCGTCACGGTCGAAGGCGCCTTCGACATCGGCGACGCCGTCTACTGCGTAGACTCAAAAGGCGCCCGCATCGCCAAGGGCATCGTCAACTATTCCTCCGTCGACATCTCCCGCATCAGAGGCAAAAAGACCTCCGAGATAGAGTCCCTCCTCGGCTACAAATACTCCGACGAGGTTATCCACAGGGATAATCTCGTGGTGCTGGCGTAG
- a CDS encoding transposase, which produces MARKARIEFEGALYHVITRGNQKQKVFRTKEDFQTYLDILLRYKDRHRFSLYAYVLMNNHIHLLIETASVSLSKTLQGVNQTYTMYFNRKYRTVGHLFQGRYKAILCEKDTYLLALVKYIHLNPVRATLTQSPDSYPWSSHGVYMRPTAKEALVDTRLVLPLFSKREESARKLYRSFMGEEISITREDVYRTIDQRLIGSSRFVEEIIEKQKVPLERKRRKHGLSLSEIARGIERAHGVTLKDLRSKSRVKEIAWCRKLLSIAALEYGYRGKEVAAFVHKDPAMISRHVSERAELAEKLEVFLLSIEEE; this is translated from the coding sequence ATGGCGAGAAAGGCGCGTATTGAGTTCGAAGGAGCCCTCTATCACGTCATTACACGGGGCAATCAGAAACAGAAGGTCTTCAGAACTAAAGAGGACTTCCAGACCTATCTCGATATACTGCTCCGTTATAAAGATCGACATCGCTTCTCTCTCTATGCCTACGTCCTGATGAACAATCATATTCACCTGCTCATAGAGACCGCCTCTGTCTCTCTTTCCAAAACCCTCCAGGGCGTCAATCAAACCTATACCATGTACTTCAACCGGAAGTACCGTACCGTTGGGCATCTCTTTCAGGGGCGCTATAAGGCGATTCTGTGCGAAAAGGATACGTACCTGCTGGCCCTGGTTAAATATATCCACCTGAATCCCGTACGGGCCACCCTGACGCAGAGTCCTGATAGCTACCCGTGGAGTAGCCATGGAGTGTATATGCGCCCAACTGCAAAAGAGGCTCTAGTGGACACGAGACTTGTCCTGCCGCTGTTCAGCAAAAGGGAAGAGAGTGCACGGAAACTGTACCGTTCCTTTATGGGGGAGGAGATCAGCATTACGAGGGAAGACGTGTATCGGACAATTGACCAGCGGTTAATAGGTAGCAGCCGTTTTGTCGAGGAGATTATCGAAAAGCAGAAGGTCCCTCTTGAACGAAAGAGAAGAAAGCATGGGCTTTCTCTTTCGGAAATCGCTCGGGGCATCGAGAGAGCACATGGTGTCACGCTGAAAGATCTTCGTTCAAAGAGCAGGGTGAAAGAGATTGCTTGGTGCAGGAAGCTGTTGAGCATTGCGGCACTGGAGTATGGATACAGGGGAAAGGAGGTGGCGGCATTTGTCCACAAAGACCCGGCGATGATCTCACGGCATGTGAGCGAGAGGGCAGAATTGGCGGAGAAGCTGGAAGTCTTTCTGTTGTCGATAGAAGAGGAGTGA
- the glyS gene encoding glycine--tRNA ligase subunit beta yields MTHNKATETTASPLLLLEIGTEEIPARFYPSTMERLREIAESMFADYRIPVASIKTFATPRRLTLIAEIAASQEAAEKEVWGPPVTAAFDKEGNPTKAAEAFAKTHGLSLTALERREKGKGTYLVAVVKEKAEPTEELLPELLPRLIASLSFPKAMRWGDGTFRFARPIHWILATCNNKKISFDIDGVKSSNSTRGHRFLAPAAFEIKDSKTYVSQLRNSFVVIDPEERKKIIAEGIAKLAASAAAVPVEDEELLQHVSFLVEYPMPVLGDFPAEYLSLPKELLITVMKGHQKYFALEGKEKKGQLTNHFIIVSNTKQGNAVMVKKGAERVIKARFEDARFYFDEDRKVKLADRVEELKKVVYHDKLGTLFDKTMRVAALADFIADRCCPDKKEHSHTAALLSKTDLITGAVREFTELQGIMGSYYARHDGHPDEVAQALAEQYLPGHAGDRVPGTATGSVVSLADKLDNIASFFSIGLSPTGSEDPFALRRQTFGIIAILLNTRYPMSIPALLDKALEPFAVRDKETLMADLIKFFEQRIDSVFQSSGSTPDAIAAITRFVASDPLAAVKERLDAVQAFKTRPDYESFLLAIKRVNNIAPKSDMPPVREDLFAHDEERELRKSVAAIAPKVAAAIAKGKYAEALEALLGLRAPINTFFDKVLIMDKSEEIKQNRLGLIKSVQALAFQVADFSKLSEQ; encoded by the coding sequence ATGACACACAATAAAGCTACCGAGACGACAGCCTCCCCCCTCCTGCTCCTCGAGATCGGCACCGAGGAGATACCGGCCCGGTTCTATCCGTCGACGATGGAGAGGCTCCGTGAAATAGCGGAGAGCATGTTCGCCGATTACCGCATCCCCGTCGCTTCGATAAAGACCTTCGCCACGCCGCGAAGACTCACCCTGATAGCCGAGATCGCCGCCAGTCAGGAGGCTGCCGAGAAGGAAGTATGGGGCCCGCCGGTCACCGCTGCCTTCGACAAGGAGGGGAATCCGACAAAAGCGGCCGAGGCCTTTGCGAAGACCCACGGGCTCTCCCTCACCGCACTCGAACGCCGCGAGAAGGGGAAAGGGACCTACCTGGTCGCCGTCGTCAAAGAGAAGGCCGAGCCTACGGAAGAGCTGCTGCCCGAGCTGCTGCCCCGGCTCATCGCGAGCCTCTCCTTCCCCAAGGCGATGCGCTGGGGCGACGGGACCTTCAGGTTCGCCCGGCCGATCCACTGGATCCTGGCTACCTGCAACAACAAGAAGATATCCTTTGACATCGACGGCGTCAAGAGCTCCAACAGCACGCGGGGACACCGGTTCCTCGCTCCGGCGGCATTCGAGATCAAGGACAGCAAGACCTACGTGAGCCAGCTCAGGAACAGCTTCGTCGTCATCGATCCCGAAGAGAGAAAGAAGATCATCGCAGAAGGCATCGCCAAGCTCGCCGCCTCGGCCGCTGCAGTGCCGGTCGAAGACGAAGAGCTGCTCCAGCACGTGAGCTTCCTCGTCGAATACCCGATGCCGGTCCTGGGCGACTTCCCCGCGGAGTATCTCTCCCTTCCGAAGGAGCTGCTGATCACGGTCATGAAAGGCCACCAGAAGTATTTTGCCCTCGAGGGCAAAGAGAAGAAAGGACAGCTCACCAACCACTTCATCATTGTGAGCAACACCAAGCAGGGCAATGCCGTGATGGTGAAGAAAGGCGCCGAGCGTGTCATCAAGGCGCGTTTCGAGGACGCCCGTTTCTATTTTGACGAGGACAGGAAGGTGAAGCTCGCCGACCGGGTCGAGGAGCTGAAGAAGGTCGTCTACCACGACAAACTCGGTACGCTCTTCGACAAGACGATGCGCGTTGCCGCGCTGGCGGATTTCATCGCCGACCGCTGCTGCCCCGATAAGAAGGAGCACTCCCATACCGCCGCCCTGCTCTCGAAGACCGACCTTATCACCGGCGCCGTACGGGAGTTCACCGAGCTGCAGGGCATCATGGGAAGCTACTACGCCCGTCACGACGGCCACCCCGACGAGGTCGCCCAAGCGCTCGCCGAGCAGTATCTCCCCGGCCACGCAGGAGACAGAGTCCCCGGGACCGCCACCGGTTCGGTCGTGAGCCTCGCGGACAAGCTCGACAATATCGCCTCCTTCTTCTCGATCGGCCTCTCGCCGACCGGCTCAGAAGACCCCTTCGCGCTGAGGAGGCAGACCTTCGGCATCATCGCCATCCTGCTCAATACTCGTTATCCCATGAGCATCCCGGCGCTCCTCGACAAGGCGCTCGAGCCCTTCGCTGTCCGCGATAAAGAGACGCTCATGGCGGACCTCATCAAGTTCTTCGAGCAGCGTATCGACTCGGTCTTCCAGTCCTCGGGCTCTACGCCCGATGCGATTGCGGCGATTACGCGGTTCGTCGCCAGCGATCCCCTCGCCGCGGTGAAAGAACGGCTCGATGCGGTACAGGCGTTCAAGACGAGGCCCGATTACGAGTCCTTCCTCCTCGCGATCAAGCGGGTAAACAACATCGCGCCGAAGAGCGATATGCCCCCGGTCCGCGAGGACCTCTTCGCGCACGACGAGGAGCGCGAACTCCGGAAGTCCGTCGCTGCTATCGCCCCGAAGGTAGCTGCCGCTATCGCCAAAGGAAAGTATGCCGAAGCGTTAGAAGCGCTCCTCGGTCTCAGGGCGCCGATCAACACATTCTTCGACAAGGTCCTCATCATGGATAAAAGCGAAGAGATCAAACAGAACCGCCTCGGCCTCATCAAGAGCGTACAGGCCCTCGCCTTCCAGGTCGCCGACTTCTCGAAACTGAGCGAACAGTAA
- a CDS encoding glycine--tRNA ligase subunit alpha gives MYFQDLILRLHDFWAKKGCILLQPYDVEVGAGTFHPATFFRVLGPEPWKTAYVEPCRRPTDGRYGENPNRLQHYYQYQVILKPSPLESQELYLESLAHIGIDPIQHDIRFVEDDWESPTLGAWGLGWEVWLDGMEITQFTYFQQVGGFDLKPVSVELTYGLERIAMYLQEIDSIFEIEWSKGIKYGEVHKQGEIEFSKFNFDYANTDLLMSQFDACEKESRRMNELGLVLPSYEYCLKCSHTFNLLDARGVISVTERTGYIARVRGLAKLCAEAYLDQREEKGFPLLQR, from the coding sequence ATGTATTTTCAGGACTTAATACTCCGGCTTCACGACTTCTGGGCAAAAAAAGGCTGCATCCTGCTGCAGCCCTATGATGTTGAAGTGGGGGCCGGAACCTTCCATCCCGCGACCTTTTTCAGGGTGCTCGGGCCCGAGCCGTGGAAGACGGCCTACGTAGAGCCCTGCAGACGGCCTACGGACGGCAGGTACGGCGAGAATCCGAACCGGCTGCAGCATTATTATCAATACCAGGTCATCCTCAAGCCCTCCCCGCTCGAGAGCCAGGAGCTCTACCTCGAGAGCCTCGCCCACATCGGCATCGACCCGATACAGCACGACATCAGGTTTGTCGAGGACGACTGGGAGTCGCCCACGCTCGGCGCCTGGGGGCTCGGATGGGAGGTGTGGCTCGACGGCATGGAGATAACGCAGTTCACCTACTTCCAGCAGGTGGGGGGCTTCGATCTGAAGCCCGTCTCCGTAGAGCTCACCTACGGTCTCGAGCGCATCGCCATGTACCTTCAGGAGATCGATAGTATTTTCGAAATAGAGTGGAGCAAGGGGATCAAGTACGGCGAGGTGCACAAGCAGGGAGAGATCGAGTTCTCGAAGTTCAACTTCGATTACGCAAACACCGACCTGCTCATGAGCCAGTTCGACGCCTGCGAGAAGGAGTCGAGGCGCATGAACGAGCTCGGCCTGGTGCTCCCCTCCTATGAGTACTGCCTCAAGTGCTCCCACACCTTCAACCTGCTCGACGCCCGGGGCGTGATCTCGGTGACCGAGCGGACGGGTTATATCGCCCGGGTGCGCGGCCTAGCCAAGCTCTGCGCCGAGGCGTATCTCGACCAGCGGGAGGAAAAGGGATTCCCCCTCCTCCAGAGGTGA
- a CDS encoding DNA gyrase inhibitor YacG, which produces MKLCCPVCKRTTTWEENPWRPFCSERCKLVDLGKWAAEEYKVPGEPSRDEENERSGEDREAGETRNT; this is translated from the coding sequence ATGAAGCTCTGTTGTCCTGTCTGCAAGAGAACAACGACCTGGGAGGAGAACCCGTGGAGGCCGTTCTGTTCCGAGCGATGCAAGCTCGTCGATCTCGGCAAATGGGCTGCGGAAGAGTACAAGGTCCCCGGAGAGCCGTCCCGGGATGAAGAGAACGAGCGGTCCGGAGAGGACCGGGAAGCCGGAGAGACGAGAAATACATAA
- the dapB gene encoding 4-hydroxy-tetrahydrodipicolinate reductase, with translation MVRIGVTGATGRMGSRIAALAKEHHGITLAAAIERKGHEGVGKDIGQLLGIGETGVALADSIDSVIGQCDVIIDFTSTAATLQHAKRAAREKKAMVIGTTGFSKEEVATIKELSASLPVVLAPNMSVGVNLLLKVLQDIARVLGDDYDIEIVEAHHRLKKDAPSGTALKMAQVIAEAVDRNLDEVAVYARKGLIGERTKKEIGIQTVRAGDIVGEHTVLFGGLGERIEVTHKASSRDTFARGALKAALWISGRKPGLYDMQDVLGLK, from the coding sequence ATGGTACGCATAGGGGTTACCGGTGCAACGGGGAGGATGGGCAGCAGGATCGCGGCGCTGGCGAAGGAGCATCACGGCATAACGCTCGCCGCCGCGATCGAGAGGAAGGGGCACGAGGGCGTCGGCAAGGATATCGGCCAGCTCCTCGGCATCGGCGAGACCGGCGTGGCGCTTGCGGACTCAATCGATTCCGTTATCGGGCAGTGCGACGTGATCATCGACTTCACCTCCACGGCCGCCACGCTGCAGCACGCGAAGCGGGCGGCGCGTGAGAAAAAGGCGATGGTCATCGGCACCACCGGCTTCTCGAAGGAGGAGGTGGCGACGATCAAAGAGCTGAGCGCCTCCCTGCCGGTCGTGCTCGCGCCCAATATGAGCGTCGGCGTGAATCTCCTCCTGAAGGTTCTCCAGGATATCGCCAGGGTCCTCGGCGACGACTACGACATCGAGATCGTCGAGGCCCACCACCGGCTGAAGAAGGACGCCCCGAGCGGCACGGCGCTGAAGATGGCCCAGGTCATCGCCGAAGCGGTCGACCGGAACCTCGACGAGGTCGCCGTTTATGCGAGAAAGGGGCTCATAGGGGAGCGGACCAAAAAAGAGATCGGCATACAGACGGTGCGCGCCGGGGATATTGTCGGGGAACATACGGTGCTCTTCGGCGGACTGGGAGAGCGCATCGAGGTGACCCACAAGGCGTCGAGCAGGGACACCTTTGCGCGGGGCGCCCTCAAAGCAGCGTTATGGATTTCTGGCAGGAAGCCGGGGCTCTACGATATGCAGGATGTGCTGGGACTCAAATAA
- a CDS encoding ferritin family protein: protein MNSIEVSLKMETDAVTFYSEAADRTNYPVGRKMFLSIAEDEKRHIEMLNQLLRGLELTFKEASPVGQVKTIFEQMKDQMMQRVSATSDEMEAFKIAMQMEKEGAAFYRKAAAEASTEKEKKLFERLVREEEQHFAIFSNTYSFMKDTGNWFMWQEHSIVEG, encoded by the coding sequence ATGAATTCTATCGAAGTATCGTTGAAAATGGAGACGGACGCCGTAACGTTCTACAGCGAGGCAGCGGATAGGACGAACTATCCCGTGGGCAGGAAGATGTTCCTGTCCATTGCAGAGGATGAGAAGCGCCATATAGAGATGCTCAACCAGCTGCTCAGAGGGCTGGAGCTCACCTTCAAGGAGGCGAGCCCCGTGGGGCAGGTCAAGACCATCTTCGAGCAGATGAAAGACCAGATGATGCAGCGGGTGAGCGCTACCAGCGACGAGATGGAAGCCTTCAAGATAGCGATGCAGATGGAGAAGGAGGGAGCGGCCTTTTACCGGAAAGCCGCCGCGGAAGCTTCGACCGAGAAAGAGAAAAAGCTCTTCGAGCGCCTCGTGCGCGAGGAGGAGCAGCACTTCGCCATCTTCTCGAACACCTACAGCTTCATGAAAGACACGGGCAACTGGTTCATGTGGCAGGAGCACAGCATCGTCGAGGGATAA
- the rd gene encoding rubredoxin: MEKWKCTICGYVYDPEAGDPDSGVAPGTPFEQIPDSWVCPICGASKDMFEKI, encoded by the coding sequence ATGGAAAAGTGGAAATGTACTATTTGCGGCTACGTGTATGATCCCGAGGCAGGAGATCCCGATTCCGGTGTAGCGCCCGGCACCCCCTTCGAGCAGATCCCCGACAGCTGGGTCTGCCCCATCTGCGGCGCTTCAAAAGATATGTTCGAGAAGATCTGA
- a CDS encoding hemolysin family protein, which translates to MVTIRRSRIKQMIDEGRKNADVLNRLREVPDRFLATIQIGVTFAGVFASAIGGAAAVEVIEPLIATAPVPLIAAYAEAIAIGIVVLALTYFTLVFGELIPKSLALSNAEGIGLWAAPKVEKFSKLATLFVRILTASTNLLLKPFNRKAFTERHYISEEEVKLLIEEGGEQGVFEPDEKELIHSVFEFTDTSVKEVMIPSPQMVTIGIGMTADEVKAIISEEKFSRYPVIGKDLNDVRGILYAKDFYNILSRTGTVEIHKIVKPPIFIPETMKISILLREMQRKRVHMAIVIDEYGGVSGLVTLEDLLEEIVGEIRDEYDTESPVITLSDGSMIIDASTSVSDLNEDYHLEIPESEDYETLGGFIVTNLQRIPKPGDTIEVDSKRLRVVEMVAQRIAKVKMEKIEREPLPQEIDRP; encoded by the coding sequence GTGGTCACCATACGGAGATCGCGCATCAAACAGATGATCGACGAAGGGAGAAAAAATGCGGACGTGCTGAACAGGCTCCGCGAGGTCCCCGACAGGTTTCTGGCAACAATCCAGATCGGCGTCACCTTTGCCGGCGTTTTTGCCTCCGCTATCGGCGGCGCTGCCGCGGTCGAGGTTATAGAGCCCCTTATTGCCACTGCACCGGTACCGCTCATTGCAGCGTATGCCGAAGCTATAGCGATAGGCATTGTTGTCTTGGCGCTTACCTATTTCACCCTTGTCTTCGGCGAATTGATTCCGAAATCGCTCGCCCTTTCGAATGCCGAAGGCATCGGCCTCTGGGCAGCCCCCAAGGTCGAGAAGTTTTCGAAACTGGCGACGCTCTTCGTCCGTATACTGACGGCGAGCACCAATCTCCTCCTCAAGCCCTTCAACAGGAAGGCCTTTACCGAACGCCATTATATATCGGAAGAGGAGGTCAAGCTGCTCATCGAGGAAGGCGGCGAACAGGGGGTCTTCGAGCCCGACGAAAAAGAGCTGATCCATAGCGTCTTCGAATTTACCGACACCTCGGTCAAGGAGGTGATGATCCCCTCCCCCCAGATGGTCACCATAGGCATCGGCATGACCGCCGACGAAGTGAAGGCGATCATCTCCGAAGAGAAGTTCTCGCGTTATCCCGTCATCGGGAAGGACCTCAACGACGTACGGGGGATCCTTTACGCAAAGGACTTTTATAACATCCTTTCCCGTACCGGCACAGTCGAAATACATAAGATCGTCAAGCCCCCCATCTTCATTCCCGAAACGATGAAGATCAGTATCCTCCTCAGGGAGATGCAGCGCAAAAGGGTCCACATGGCCATAGTCATCGACGAGTACGGCGGGGTATCCGGACTGGTGACCCTCGAGGACCTCCTCGAAGAGATCGTCGGCGAGATCAGGGACGAGTACGACACCGAGAGCCCGGTGATCACCCTGAGCGACGGCTCCATGATCATCGATGCCTCGACCAGCGTCAGCGACCTGAACGAAGATTACCATCTCGAAATCCCCGAATCGGAGGACTACGAGACCCTCGGCGGCTTCATCGTCACCAACCTCCAGAGGATCCCCAAGCCCGGGGATACGATCGAGGTCGACAGCAAACGCCTCCGCGTCGTCGAGATGGTCGCCCAGAGAATCGCCAAGGTAAAGATGGAAAAGATCGAGCGCGAACCCCTGCCCCAGGAAATTGACAGGCCATAG